In the genome of Quercus robur chromosome 3, dhQueRobu3.1, whole genome shotgun sequence, one region contains:
- the LOC126719168 gene encoding uncharacterized protein LOC126719168: MAGEPMRRNQNLYFHYNQDHGHITENCRNLWDHLDQLVREGKLKQLLHHSSGWVSQAGSEMRGDASSRLPLSTINVIFAAPGRTESCPSRVMSVSQSPAEEYNSMPKRARMGLPLVLGFLDEDKVGIIQPYDDAFVVTLRIGGYHVKMVMIDQGSATDIMYPDLYKGLNLKPEKLAAYSSPLVSFEGRMVVPKG, translated from the coding sequence atggcaggAGAGCCTATGAGACGCAACCAGAATCTTTATTTCCACTATAATCAGGATCATGGACACATAACTGAGAattgcaggaatttatgggaccatttGGACCAGCTAGTtcgagaagggaagttgaagcaactcttgcatcattctAGTGGTTGGGTAAGTCAAGCAGGCTCAGAGATGCGGGGAGATGCTTCTTCGAGACTCCCCCTCAGcacaataaatgttatttttgctGCCCCTGGAAGGACTGAATCTTGTCCGTCCAGAGTAATGTCGGTATCCCAATCTCCAGCCGAGGAGTATAACTCAATGCCTAAGAGAGCCAGGATGGGCCTCCcgttggttttgggttttttagaTGAGGACAAGGTTGGAATCATACAGCCTTACGATGATGCTTTTGTGGTCACACTGAGAATTGGTGGGTATCATGTGAAAATGGTGATGATTGACCAAGGCAGTGCTACTGAtataatgtaccctgacttaTATAAGGGCCTAAATTTGAAACCTGAGAAATTGGCGGCTTACAGTTCTCCTCTGGTGAGTTTTGAGGGAAGAATGGTCGTCCCAAAGGGTTAG
- the LOC126716900 gene encoding glycine-rich domain-containing protein 2 isoform X3, producing MSESRNASEISEAETIRLGVDLVSAARRNIGFLRAVAESQWLHEKATVVEAIRRYDELWMPLISDLTVMGSPTPMVLPPLDVEWVWFCHTLNPVSYQQYCESRFSKLIGKPAIFDEENEEYALLRCKNIWTHKYPSEPFENETETDMPIPVVTNEEILVEVAKHRFLYSKISEAYRSEIVYLIAARQRYKGFLYMVQSFCDECARLVPASDILLMWLTHQSYPTVYAEDLKEMEGDMGKVVTVWESVKEKEMKETKILWERAFDQPYEKAGGEVVLDLDRVNLVKAPVYWEVSDTDVNTKYKSMLPRFLLEVCVFVRLNSRMKETQQTSEFLRLGMLRCHRELKLEKSISKFQYDSWRKAWHLYCEFGSKGIKLELRHRGGYCFKGSSLQETVTFHWNDLLRISSLTLERGVAQELRIHASITPPVQAPYLLKCVPDRVTDDSGAMISDVILRMNRYRPQEGRWLSRTVLDHAGRECFVIRIRVGEGFWRRGDEAPSAVKWEDRIIEIREGSWSYVADSIGKAPEKMVGTATPKEPPEQWKAAWKFSTGDELMIGWESSTSTSGLSFCLKNQMSPEPSSQVRLLKGRKMQYQVKNIKSESKDEESRLKDEEEEKEEDEDEEGFVTLVRFTEENPTGRATALLNWKLLVVELLPEEDAVLVLLLCISILRSVSEMKKEDLGCLLIRRRLKEANFGARDWGSVILHPYSCSSSITSPYIQPWYWNNAKAVMASDRADHITRQPASNYSPVEGGDKLYKRVIIS from the exons ATGTCGGAAAGTCGAAACGCATCCGAAATTTCAGAAGCGGAGACTATTCGACTTGGGGTTGATCTCGTATCGGCTGCAAGGCGAAATATCGGGTTCTTGAGAGCTGTGGCCGAGTCTCAGTGGCTCCATGAGAAAGCAACCGTTGTTGAAGCTATAAGAAG GTATGATGAGCTGTGGATGCCGTTGATTTCTGATCTGACGGTGATGGGGTCACCCACTCCTATGGTTCTTCCACCTCTTGATGTTgagtgggtttggttttgtcaCACTTTGAACCCG GTGAGTTACCAGCAATATTGCGAATCAAGGTTCTCAAAACTCATTGGAAAGCCAGCAATTTTTGATGAAGAGAACGAAGAGTATGCACTGCTTAGATGCAAGAATATTTGGACTCATAAATACCCATCTGAGCCATTTGAGAATGAAACCGAAACAGATATGCCAATCCCAGTTGTCACAAACGAAGAAATTTTGGTGGAAGTCGCAAAACATAGATTCTTGTATTCCAAAATTTCAGAGGCATATAGGTCTGAAATTGTGTACTTAATTGCAGCAAGGCAAAGGTACAAGGGGTTTTTGTACATGGTGCAGAGTTTTTGTGATGAGTGTGCTCGTTTGGTGCCTGCCTCAGATATTCTACTAATGTGGTTGACACATCAG AGCTACCCAACAGTATATGCAGAAGACTTGAAGGAGATGGAGGGTGATATGGGGAAGGTAGTAACTGTGTGGGAAAGTGtgaaggaaaaggaaatgaaagagaCAAAGATATTGTGGGAGAGAGCATTTGATCAACCTTATGAGAAAGCTGGTGGAGAGGTTGTGTTGGATTTGGATAGGGTTAACTTAGTCAAGGCACCAGTTTACTGGGAGGTATCAGATACAGATGTCAACACCAAATACAAGTCCATGCTACCAAGGTTCTTACTAGAG GTCTGTGTGTTTGTAAGGCTCAACTCTAGGATGAAGGAAACACAACAGACAAGTGAATTTCTCCGCCTTGGTATGTTAAGATGTCACAGGGAGTTGAAGCTTGAAAAATCCATCTCCAAATTTCAGTATGATTCATGGCGGAAAGCTTGGCATCTCTATTGTGAGTTTGGGTCCAAGGGAATCAAACTTGAGCTACGTCACCGTGGTGGCTACTGTTTCAAAGGAAGTAGCTTGCAAGAGACTGTTACATTCCATTGGAATGACTTACTAAGAATATCTTCTCTAACTCTGGAAAGAGGAGTTGCTCAAGAATTGAGAATTCATGCTTCAATAACTCCACCAGTTCAAGCGCCATACTTGTTGAAATGTGTGCCTGACCGGGTCACTGATGATTCAGGGGCCATGATATCAGACGTTATTCTCAGAATGAATAGGTATCGGCCTCAAGAAGGGCGTTGGTTGTCTCGGACTGTTCTTGATCATGCAGGGAGAGAGTGTTTTGTCATTAGAATAAG AGTGGGAGAAGGGTTTTGGAGAAGAGGAGATGAAGCTCCCTCAGCTGTGAAATGGGAGGATAGGATAATAGAGATACGAGAAGGTTCATGGTCCTATGTTGCTGATTCCATTGGAAAAGCCCCTG AGAAAATGGTTGGAACGGCAACACCAAAAGAACCACCAGAACAATGGAAAGCTGCATGGAAATTTTCAACAGGAGATGAACTGATGATAGGGTGGGAATCAAGTACATCTACATCTGGCTTGAGTTTCTGTCTGAAAAATCAAATGTCTCCAGAACCATCG TCACAGGTGAGGCTATTGAAAGGGCGAAAAATGCAGTACCAAGTAAAGAACATTAAGTCAGAAAGCAAAGATGAAGAAAGCCGACTCaaggatgaagaagaagagaaagaggaggATGAAGATGAAGAGGGGTTTGTAACACTGGTTAGATTCACAGAGGAGAACCCAACTGGAAGAGCAACAGCTCTTTTAAATTGGAAGCTATTGGTAGTTGAATTGTTGCCTGAAGAGGACGCAGTATTGGTTCTTCTTCTATGCATTTCGATACTCAGAAGTGTATCAGAGATGAAGAAGGAAGATTTGGGATGCTTGTTAATTAGGAGAAGATTAAAGGAAGCAAACTTTGGAGCTAGAGATTGGGGTTCTGTAATACTCCATCCTTATTCATGTTCCTCATCCATCACTTCACCTTATATTCAACCATGGTATTGGAATAATGCCAAGGCAGTGATGGCATCAGATAGAGCAGATCACATAACAAGGCAACCAGCTTCAAATTACTCACCCGTAGAAGGCGGTGATAAGTTGTACAAGCGAGTGATTATAAGTTAA
- the LOC126716900 gene encoding glycine-rich domain-containing protein 2 isoform X1 has protein sequence MSESRNASEISEAETIRLGVDLVSAARRNIGFLRAVAESQWLHEKATVVEAIRRYDELWMPLISDLTVMGSPTPMVLPPLDVEWVWFCHTLNPVSYQQYCESRFSKLIGKPAIFDEENEEYALLRCKNIWTHKYPSEPFENETETDMPIPVVTNEEILVEVAKHRFLYSKISEAYRSEIVYLIAARQRYKGFLYMVQSFCDECARLVPASDILLMWLTHQSYPTVYAEDLKEMEGDMGKVVTVWESVKEKEMKETKILWERAFDQPYEKAGGEVVLDLDRVNLVKAPVYWEVSDTDVNTKYKSMLPRFLLEVCVFVRLNSRMKETQQTSEFLRLGMLRCHRELKLEKSISKFQYDSWRKAWHLYCEFGSKGIKLELRHRGGYCFKGSSLQETVTFHWNDLLRISSLTLERGVAQELRIHASITPPVQAPYLLKCVPDRVTDDSGAMISDVILRMNRYRPQEGRWLSRTVLDHAGRECFVIRIRVGEGFWRRGDEAPSAVKWEDRIIEIREGSWSYVADSIGKAPEKMVGTATPKEPPEQWKAAWKFSTGDELMIGWESSTSTSGLSFCLKNQMSPEPSVRLLKGRKMQYQVKNIKSESKDEESRLKDEEEEKEEDEDEEGFVTLVRFTEENPTGRATALLNWKLLVVELLPEEDAVLVLLLCISILRSVSEMKKEDLGCLLIRRRLKEANFGARDWGSVILHPYSCSSSITSPYIQPWYWNNAKAVMASDRADHITRQPASNYSPVEGGDKLYKRVIIS, from the exons ATGTCGGAAAGTCGAAACGCATCCGAAATTTCAGAAGCGGAGACTATTCGACTTGGGGTTGATCTCGTATCGGCTGCAAGGCGAAATATCGGGTTCTTGAGAGCTGTGGCCGAGTCTCAGTGGCTCCATGAGAAAGCAACCGTTGTTGAAGCTATAAGAAG GTATGATGAGCTGTGGATGCCGTTGATTTCTGATCTGACGGTGATGGGGTCACCCACTCCTATGGTTCTTCCACCTCTTGATGTTgagtgggtttggttttgtcaCACTTTGAACCCG GTGAGTTACCAGCAATATTGCGAATCAAGGTTCTCAAAACTCATTGGAAAGCCAGCAATTTTTGATGAAGAGAACGAAGAGTATGCACTGCTTAGATGCAAGAATATTTGGACTCATAAATACCCATCTGAGCCATTTGAGAATGAAACCGAAACAGATATGCCAATCCCAGTTGTCACAAACGAAGAAATTTTGGTGGAAGTCGCAAAACATAGATTCTTGTATTCCAAAATTTCAGAGGCATATAGGTCTGAAATTGTGTACTTAATTGCAGCAAGGCAAAGGTACAAGGGGTTTTTGTACATGGTGCAGAGTTTTTGTGATGAGTGTGCTCGTTTGGTGCCTGCCTCAGATATTCTACTAATGTGGTTGACACATCAG AGCTACCCAACAGTATATGCAGAAGACTTGAAGGAGATGGAGGGTGATATGGGGAAGGTAGTAACTGTGTGGGAAAGTGtgaaggaaaaggaaatgaaagagaCAAAGATATTGTGGGAGAGAGCATTTGATCAACCTTATGAGAAAGCTGGTGGAGAGGTTGTGTTGGATTTGGATAGGGTTAACTTAGTCAAGGCACCAGTTTACTGGGAGGTATCAGATACAGATGTCAACACCAAATACAAGTCCATGCTACCAAGGTTCTTACTAGAG GTCTGTGTGTTTGTAAGGCTCAACTCTAGGATGAAGGAAACACAACAGACAAGTGAATTTCTCCGCCTTGGTATGTTAAGATGTCACAGGGAGTTGAAGCTTGAAAAATCCATCTCCAAATTTCAGTATGATTCATGGCGGAAAGCTTGGCATCTCTATTGTGAGTTTGGGTCCAAGGGAATCAAACTTGAGCTACGTCACCGTGGTGGCTACTGTTTCAAAGGAAGTAGCTTGCAAGAGACTGTTACATTCCATTGGAATGACTTACTAAGAATATCTTCTCTAACTCTGGAAAGAGGAGTTGCTCAAGAATTGAGAATTCATGCTTCAATAACTCCACCAGTTCAAGCGCCATACTTGTTGAAATGTGTGCCTGACCGGGTCACTGATGATTCAGGGGCCATGATATCAGACGTTATTCTCAGAATGAATAGGTATCGGCCTCAAGAAGGGCGTTGGTTGTCTCGGACTGTTCTTGATCATGCAGGGAGAGAGTGTTTTGTCATTAGAATAAG AGTGGGAGAAGGGTTTTGGAGAAGAGGAGATGAAGCTCCCTCAGCTGTGAAATGGGAGGATAGGATAATAGAGATACGAGAAGGTTCATGGTCCTATGTTGCTGATTCCATTGGAAAAGCCCCTG AGAAAATGGTTGGAACGGCAACACCAAAAGAACCACCAGAACAATGGAAAGCTGCATGGAAATTTTCAACAGGAGATGAACTGATGATAGGGTGGGAATCAAGTACATCTACATCTGGCTTGAGTTTCTGTCTGAAAAATCAAATGTCTCCAGAACCATCG GTGAGGCTATTGAAAGGGCGAAAAATGCAGTACCAAGTAAAGAACATTAAGTCAGAAAGCAAAGATGAAGAAAGCCGACTCaaggatgaagaagaagagaaagaggaggATGAAGATGAAGAGGGGTTTGTAACACTGGTTAGATTCACAGAGGAGAACCCAACTGGAAGAGCAACAGCTCTTTTAAATTGGAAGCTATTGGTAGTTGAATTGTTGCCTGAAGAGGACGCAGTATTGGTTCTTCTTCTATGCATTTCGATACTCAGAAGTGTATCAGAGATGAAGAAGGAAGATTTGGGATGCTTGTTAATTAGGAGAAGATTAAAGGAAGCAAACTTTGGAGCTAGAGATTGGGGTTCTGTAATACTCCATCCTTATTCATGTTCCTCATCCATCACTTCACCTTATATTCAACCATGGTATTGGAATAATGCCAAGGCAGTGATGGCATCAGATAGAGCAGATCACATAACAAGGCAACCAGCTTCAAATTACTCACCCGTAGAAGGCGGTGATAAGTTGTACAAGCGAGTGATTATAAGTTAA
- the LOC126716900 gene encoding uncharacterized protein LOC126716900 isoform X2 — protein MSESRNASEISEAETIRLGVDLVSAARRNIGFLRAVAESQWLHEKATVVEAIRRYDELWMPLISDLTVMGSPTPMVLPPLDVEWVWFCHTLNPVSYQQYCESRFSKLIGKPAIFDEENEEYALLRCKNIWTHKYPSEPFENETETDMPIPVVTNEEILVEVAKHRFLYSKISEAYRSEIVYLIAARQRYKGFLYMVQSFCDECARLVPASDILLMWLTHQVCVFVRLNSRMKETQQTSEFLRLGMLRCHRELKLEKSISKFQYDSWRKAWHLYCEFGSKGIKLELRHRGGYCFKGSSLQETVTFHWNDLLRISSLTLERGVAQELRIHASITPPVQAPYLLKCVPDRVTDDSGAMISDVILRMNRYRPQEGRWLSRTVLDHAGRECFVIRIRVGEGFWRRGDEAPSAVKWEDRIIEIREGSWSYVADSIGKAPEKMVGTATPKEPPEQWKAAWKFSTGDELMIGWESSTSTSGLSFCLKNQMSPEPSSQVRLLKGRKMQYQVKNIKSESKDEESRLKDEEEEKEEDEDEEGFVTLVRFTEENPTGRATALLNWKLLVVELLPEEDAVLVLLLCISILRSVSEMKKEDLGCLLIRRRLKEANFGARDWGSVILHPYSCSSSITSPYIQPWYWNNAKAVMASDRADHITRQPASNYSPVEGGDKLYKRVIIS, from the exons ATGTCGGAAAGTCGAAACGCATCCGAAATTTCAGAAGCGGAGACTATTCGACTTGGGGTTGATCTCGTATCGGCTGCAAGGCGAAATATCGGGTTCTTGAGAGCTGTGGCCGAGTCTCAGTGGCTCCATGAGAAAGCAACCGTTGTTGAAGCTATAAGAAG GTATGATGAGCTGTGGATGCCGTTGATTTCTGATCTGACGGTGATGGGGTCACCCACTCCTATGGTTCTTCCACCTCTTGATGTTgagtgggtttggttttgtcaCACTTTGAACCCG GTGAGTTACCAGCAATATTGCGAATCAAGGTTCTCAAAACTCATTGGAAAGCCAGCAATTTTTGATGAAGAGAACGAAGAGTATGCACTGCTTAGATGCAAGAATATTTGGACTCATAAATACCCATCTGAGCCATTTGAGAATGAAACCGAAACAGATATGCCAATCCCAGTTGTCACAAACGAAGAAATTTTGGTGGAAGTCGCAAAACATAGATTCTTGTATTCCAAAATTTCAGAGGCATATAGGTCTGAAATTGTGTACTTAATTGCAGCAAGGCAAAGGTACAAGGGGTTTTTGTACATGGTGCAGAGTTTTTGTGATGAGTGTGCTCGTTTGGTGCCTGCCTCAGATATTCTACTAATGTGGTTGACACATCAG GTCTGTGTGTTTGTAAGGCTCAACTCTAGGATGAAGGAAACACAACAGACAAGTGAATTTCTCCGCCTTGGTATGTTAAGATGTCACAGGGAGTTGAAGCTTGAAAAATCCATCTCCAAATTTCAGTATGATTCATGGCGGAAAGCTTGGCATCTCTATTGTGAGTTTGGGTCCAAGGGAATCAAACTTGAGCTACGTCACCGTGGTGGCTACTGTTTCAAAGGAAGTAGCTTGCAAGAGACTGTTACATTCCATTGGAATGACTTACTAAGAATATCTTCTCTAACTCTGGAAAGAGGAGTTGCTCAAGAATTGAGAATTCATGCTTCAATAACTCCACCAGTTCAAGCGCCATACTTGTTGAAATGTGTGCCTGACCGGGTCACTGATGATTCAGGGGCCATGATATCAGACGTTATTCTCAGAATGAATAGGTATCGGCCTCAAGAAGGGCGTTGGTTGTCTCGGACTGTTCTTGATCATGCAGGGAGAGAGTGTTTTGTCATTAGAATAAG AGTGGGAGAAGGGTTTTGGAGAAGAGGAGATGAAGCTCCCTCAGCTGTGAAATGGGAGGATAGGATAATAGAGATACGAGAAGGTTCATGGTCCTATGTTGCTGATTCCATTGGAAAAGCCCCTG AGAAAATGGTTGGAACGGCAACACCAAAAGAACCACCAGAACAATGGAAAGCTGCATGGAAATTTTCAACAGGAGATGAACTGATGATAGGGTGGGAATCAAGTACATCTACATCTGGCTTGAGTTTCTGTCTGAAAAATCAAATGTCTCCAGAACCATCG TCACAGGTGAGGCTATTGAAAGGGCGAAAAATGCAGTACCAAGTAAAGAACATTAAGTCAGAAAGCAAAGATGAAGAAAGCCGACTCaaggatgaagaagaagagaaagaggaggATGAAGATGAAGAGGGGTTTGTAACACTGGTTAGATTCACAGAGGAGAACCCAACTGGAAGAGCAACAGCTCTTTTAAATTGGAAGCTATTGGTAGTTGAATTGTTGCCTGAAGAGGACGCAGTATTGGTTCTTCTTCTATGCATTTCGATACTCAGAAGTGTATCAGAGATGAAGAAGGAAGATTTGGGATGCTTGTTAATTAGGAGAAGATTAAAGGAAGCAAACTTTGGAGCTAGAGATTGGGGTTCTGTAATACTCCATCCTTATTCATGTTCCTCATCCATCACTTCACCTTATATTCAACCATGGTATTGGAATAATGCCAAGGCAGTGATGGCATCAGATAGAGCAGATCACATAACAAGGCAACCAGCTTCAAATTACTCACCCGTAGAAGGCGGTGATAAGTTGTACAAGCGAGTGATTATAAGTTAA
- the LOC126716901 gene encoding F-box/LRR-repeat protein 3, with amino-acid sequence MLLSVFTEDLLVRVYIKLGSESDRKTWRLVCKDFLRVDSVTRRSLRVLRSEFLHGLLSKYKNLDTLDLTVCPRIEDATVSVMLSQAVNSVSWTRWVTRLVLSRASGLRYGGLERLVGACPCLEVLDVSYCWVYGDREAWAISSVRGLRELRMDKCLGVSDVGLAKIAVGCGKLERLSLKWCMEISDLGVDLLCKKCLELKSLDVSYLKVTSESLRSIASLPKLELLAMVGCPFLDDYGLQFLEHGCPSLQAIDVSRCGCVSSSGLISVVRGHRGLAMLNAGYCFSELSAMVLYSLKDLKNLNTIRIDGAQVSDSSFQTFSTNCKSLVEIGLSKCVGVTNMGIMQLVYGCVGLKIVNLTCCRFITDEAISALANSCRNLVSLKLEACDKVTEKSLDQLGSCCLQLKELDLTDCCGVNDKGLKYLARCSELLSLKLGLCTNISDKGLAYIAHNCTKISELDLYRCTSIGDDGLAALSSGFKNLMKLNLSYCNGVTDRGVQYIGCLGKLSDLEMRGLVNLTSEGLTAVAAGCKKLSDLDLKHCGKIDDSGFWALSYYSRNMRQINMSYCAVSDVGLCMVLGNLTRLQDVKLVHLMNVTVKGFELALRACCVRIKKAKLIGSLRFLLSTEILETLHARGCKIRWE; translated from the exons ATGTTGCTCTCTGTGTTCACCGAAGACCTGCTGGTCCGAGTTTACATCAAACTTGGCTCTGAATCGGACAGGAAGACTTGGCGACTCGTTTGCAAGGACTTCCTCCGAGTCGACTCAGTGACTCGGCGGTCCCTCCGAGTCCTACGGTCCGAGTTCTTACATGGGCTGCTGTCGAAGTACAAGAACCTGGATACGCTGGACTTGACTGTGTGCCCGAGAATCGAGGACGCGACGGTGTCGGTGATGCTGAGTCAGGCGGTGAACTCGGTGAGTTGGACTCGGTGGGTGACTCGGTTGGTGCTGAGTCGGGCGAGCGGGTTGAGGTACGGGGGATTGGAGAGGTTGGTAGGGGCGTGTCCGTGTCTGGAAGTACTGGACGTGTCGTACTGTTGGGTATACGGGGATAGAGAGGCTTGGGCTATATCGAGTGTGAGAGGGTTGAGGGAGTTGAGGATGGATAAGTGTTTGGGAGTGAGTGATGTTGGGTTGGCAAAGATAGCTGTTGGGTGTGGAAAGCTGGAGAGGCTGAGCTTGAAGTGGTGCATGGAGATTTCTGATCTGGGTGTTGATCTTTTGTGCAAGAAGTGCTTGGAGTTGAAGTCTCTTGATGTCTCTTATCTCAAG gttacaagtgaATCTCTTCGTTCAATTGCTTCTCTGCCAAAACTGGAGCTTTTGGCTATGGTGGGGTGCCCTTTTTTAGATGATTATGGATTGCAGTTTCTTGAACATGGATGCCCATCACTACAG GCAATTGACGTATCGAGGTGTGGTTGTGTTAGTTCTTCTGGCTTGATATCTGTAGTTAGAGGACATAGAGGTCTTGCCATGCTCAATGCAGGATACTGTTTTTCA GAGCTTTCAGCAATGGTTCTCTACAGCTTGAAGGACTTGAAGAATCTAAACACGATAAGAATTGACGGGGCTCAAGTTTCTGACTCAAGCTTCCAAACCTTCAGTACCAATTGCAAGTCACTGGTGGAAATTGGGTTGAGCAAATGTGTTGGGGTGACCAACATGGGCATCATGCAGCTAGTATATGGCTGTGTGGGTTTGAAGATCGTGAATCTAACATGTTGCCGTTTCATCACTGATGAAGCGATTTCTGCTTTAGCAAACTCTTGCAGGAACCTTGTCTCCCTAAAGTTAGAGGCTTGTGATAAGGTCACTGAGAAGAGTCTAGATCAGCTTGGATCATGTTGCTTGCAACTCAAGGAGCTTGATCTGACTGATTGTTGTGGGGTAAATGATAAAG GACTCAAATATTTGGCAAGATGTTCTGAACTCTTAAGCTTGAAATTAGGACTTTGCACAAACATATCAGACAAAGGATTGGCTTATATTGCTCATAACTGTACAAAAATTAGTGAACTTGATTTATACCG CTGTACGAGTATAGGAGATGATGGATTAGCTGCATTATCAAGTGGTTTCAAGAATTTGATGAAGCTGAACTTGTCATATTGCAATGGAGTTACTGACAGGGGGGTGCAGTACATTGGCTGTCTTGGCAAACTCTCTGATCTGGAAATGCGTGGACTTGTCAACCTCACAAGCGAGGGTTTGACGGCAGTTGCAGCTGGTTGTAAGAAACTGTCAGATTTGGATTTGAAGCATTGTGGAAAGATTGATGACTCAGGCTTCTGGGCACTTTCTTACTACTCACGGAACATGCGACAG ATAAACATGAGCTATTGTGCTGTCTCAGATGTGGGGCTATGTATGGTGTTGGGGAACCTAACACGGCTGCAAGATGTCAAGCTGGTGCACCTCATGAATGTCACAGTGAAAGGGTTTGAACTAGCACTTAGGGCCTGCTGTGTGCGGATCAAGAAGGCCAAGTTAATTGGTTCTCTCAGATTCTTACTTTCTACAGAGATACTCGAGACTCTGCATGCAAGGGGCTGCAAGATTAGATGGGAATAA
- the LOC126716903 gene encoding putative pectinesterase/pectinesterase inhibitor 22 — MAFVNFVLIFLILFPHLDALSHGSSSNVPNQTMQTMMLQACSNTDNQNSCLLNLQTELQKIGPDQNPTSVLSAALRTTINEARQAIETITKFNALSVSYREQIAIEDCKELLDFSVSELAWSLDEMKEIRAGVKNVHYEGNLKAWLSAALSNQDTCLEGFEGTDRRLESFIKGSLVQVTQLIGNVLALYTQLHSLPFKPPRNNTKPTNKSSDFPKWMSAGDQDLLKSNPQGMHVNTVVAVDGSGHYRTIAEAIYAAPSYSNRRYVIHVKKGVYKENVDMKKKKTNIMLVGDGMGQTIVTGNRNFMQGWTTFRTPTVAVSGKGFIARDMTFRNTAGPENHQAVALRVDSDQSAFYRCSVEGHQDTLYAHSLRQFYRECNIYGTIDFIFGNGAAVLQNCKIFTRVPMPLQKVTITAQGRKSPHQSTGFAIQDSYVFATQPTYLGRPWKQFSRTVYMNTYMSGLVQPRGWLEWYGDFALSTLWYGEYRNYGPGASLPGRIKWPGYHIIHDAATADYFTVGRFIDGSSWLPHTGIRFTAGLSN; from the exons ATGGCCTTTGTCAATTTTGTTCTAATATTTCTCATCCTTTTTCCTCACCTTGATGCTCTTTCTCATGGATCCTCCTCAAATGTACCAAACCAAACCATGCAAACCATGATGTTACAAGCTTGTTCCAACACTGACAATCAAAATTCATGCCTTTTGAATTTGCAAACCGAGCTCCAAAAAATAGGCCCGGATCAAAATCCCACTTCAGTCTTGAGTGCTGCACTTAGGACTACAATCAATGAAGCAAGACAAGCCATTGAAACCATTACAAAGTTCAATGCTTTGTCTGTCAGTTACCGCGAACAAATAGCAATCGAGGATTGCAAAGAGCTTCTCGATTTCTCAGTCTCTGAATTGGCTTGGTCTTTAGATGAGATGAAGGAGATTCGAGCTGGTGTCAAGAATGTTCACTATGAAGGAAATTTAAAAGCTTGGTTAAGTGCTGCACTAAGTAACCAAGACACATgccttgaaggctttgagggcACTGATAGACGTCTTGAAAGCTTCATAAAGGGAAGCTTGGTACAAGTTACACAACTTATTGGCAATGTTTTGGCTTTGTACACTCAATTACATAGCTTACCATTTAAACCACCACGAAATAATACCAAACCAACAAACAAAAGTTCTGATTTTCCAAAATGGATGAGTGCAGGTGATCAAGATCTCCTTAAATCCAATCCACAAGGTATGCATGTAAATACCGTAGTGGCAGTGGATGGGAGTGGTCATTATCGTACAATTGCTGAAGCCATTTACGCAGCTCCAAGTTATAGTAATAGGAGGTATGTCATACATGTGAAGAAGGGAGTTTATAAGGAAAACGTAgacatgaagaagaagaaaaccaatATTATGCTTGTTGGTGATGGGATGGGACAGACCATTGTAACAGGCAATCGGAATTTCATGCAAGGATGGACTACTTTTCGAACCCCAACTGTTG CCGTCTCCGGGAAGGGATTTATAGCAAGGGACATGACATTTCGCAACACGGCTGGACCTGAAAATCATCAAGCCGTGGCACTCCGTGTTGATTCGGACCAATCCGCCTTCTACCGGTGCAGCGTGGAAGGCCACCAAGACACCCTCTATGCCCATTCCCTCCGCCAATTTTACCGTGAATGCAACATCTATGGTACCATAGACTTCATTTTTGGCAATGGGGCAGCAGTCCTCCAAAATTGCAAAATATTCACTAGAGTACCAATGCCATTACAAAAGGTTACAATCACGGCCCAAGGTAGAAAAAGCCCACACCAAAGTACTGGGTTTGCAATCCAAGATAGCTATGTTTTTGCAACCCAACCCACCTATTTAGGGAGGCCATGGAAGCAATTTTCTAGGACTGTTTATATGAACACTTATATGAGTGGGCTAGTCCAGCCCAGAGGGTGGCTTGAGTGGTATGGGGACTTTGCCTTGAGCACATTGTGGTATGGTGAGTATAGGAACTATGGACCTGGGGCATCACTTCCCGGGCGGATCAAATGGCCCGGTTATCACATTATCCATGATGCTGCCACGGCTGATTACTTCACCGTCGGGCGGTTCATTGACGGGTCATCATGGTTGCCGCATACTGGTATCAGGTTCACGGCGGGATTGAGCAATTAA